One genomic window of Paenisporosarcina antarctica includes the following:
- a CDS encoding ubiquitin-like domain-containing protein: protein MSNNSMKNLFTKPLRNKKIGLALVVVIFFVSVISTVLFIGTKSTVALTVNGKQQEIQTRADTVGDLLSEQNIQVSEADLVSPSVNTTIEDGLSVEWKQAKKISITLNGDNQEIYTNAETVGDLLSEQNIQVYEADRVSPSLNTSIEDGLSVEWEQAKEITITVDGEKQTIKTTDDQVSEVLAKAKIKVSEHDKVLPGLDDKIGSDAKITLEKAFHVTLVNGVDKKKVWSTSTTVADFLKQQEIHINEFDRVEQRMDKLVNPNDVIQVVRVEKVTDVVEAATDFAVETRKDKNLLKGKEKVVQEGKKGLTKQTFEIISENGKQVSRILKNEEVVKDSSKKVVAVGTKVVTASVSRGTTSRASNTSPSGGKEFYVSSTAYTAFCTGCSGITATGIDLRSNPGLKVIAVDPNVIPLGSKVWVEGYGYAIAGDTGGAIKGMKIDLFMADKNQALGYGRKQIKIKVIN, encoded by the coding sequence ATGTCAAATAATTCCATGAAAAACCTGTTTACCAAACCATTGAGGAATAAAAAAATTGGATTAGCTTTAGTTGTCGTTATCTTTTTCGTATCGGTTATATCAACCGTTCTATTTATAGGAACGAAAAGCACTGTCGCCTTGACTGTAAATGGCAAACAACAAGAAATTCAAACACGTGCAGATACAGTTGGAGACTTGTTGAGCGAACAAAACATTCAAGTGTCCGAAGCAGATTTAGTGTCACCCTCAGTGAACACGACGATAGAAGATGGACTTTCGGTCGAGTGGAAACAGGCAAAAAAAATATCGATTACACTTAATGGTGATAATCAAGAAATATACACAAATGCAGAAACAGTTGGAGACTTGTTGAGTGAACAAAACATACAAGTTTATGAGGCTGATAGAGTATCACCTTCATTGAATACGTCTATAGAAGATGGACTTTCAGTAGAGTGGGAGCAAGCGAAAGAAATTACGATTACAGTTGATGGGGAAAAACAAACCATCAAAACAACAGATGATCAAGTAAGTGAAGTTTTAGCTAAAGCAAAGATAAAAGTTTCTGAGCATGATAAAGTATTACCTGGTTTAGATGACAAGATAGGCTCTGATGCAAAGATTACGCTTGAAAAAGCATTTCACGTAACACTCGTAAATGGTGTTGATAAGAAAAAAGTATGGTCCACTTCAACTACTGTCGCTGACTTTTTAAAACAACAAGAGATTCATATAAATGAATTTGATCGTGTCGAACAAAGAATGGATAAACTTGTGAATCCAAACGATGTTATACAAGTCGTTCGTGTAGAAAAGGTCACCGATGTAGTGGAAGCAGCAACAGATTTTGCTGTGGAAACCCGTAAAGATAAGAACTTGTTAAAAGGCAAAGAAAAAGTTGTACAAGAAGGTAAAAAAGGTTTAACTAAACAAACGTTTGAAATAATTTCTGAAAATGGCAAACAAGTTTCACGTATCTTAAAAAACGAAGAAGTAGTAAAAGACTCTTCCAAGAAAGTTGTAGCTGTTGGAACGAAAGTTGTAACGGCGAGTGTTTCTCGAGGAACAACTTCTCGGGCATCTAATACTTCACCATCTGGAGGAAAAGAATTCTACGTGTCATCAACGGCATATACAGCTTTTTGTACTGGGTGTTCAGGAATTACTGCTACAGGTATCGACCTTCGTTCAAACCCTGGATTAAAGGTAATTGCGGTTGATCCAAATGTTATTCCTCTTGGTTCTAAAGTTTGGGTAGAAGGCTACGGATATGCGATTGCCGGAGATACTGGTGGAGCTATTAAAGGAATGAAGATTGACTTGTTTATGGCAGACAAAAATCAAGCGCTTGGATATGGTCGTAAACAAATTAAAATTAAAGTGATTAACTAA
- the rnmV gene encoding ribonuclease M5: MFIEEVIVVEGKDDTTAIKRAVRADTIETNGSAISSETIRRIQHAQTKRGVIVFTDPDYPGRRIRAIIEENVQGVKHAFLSKEKTIAKNGKSLGIEHAADEDIRSALQNVYTPRNPLNQIEEIPLHILMKERLIGHPDSRMRRNRLGELLQIGYTNGKQLQKRLSMFQIEIGQLEKALAQLDQEDLHV; encoded by the coding sequence GTGTTTATTGAAGAGGTTATAGTGGTGGAAGGTAAAGATGATACGACAGCTATTAAACGTGCTGTACGAGCAGATACTATTGAAACGAATGGATCCGCCATTTCGTCAGAAACTATTCGCCGAATCCAGCATGCACAAACTAAAAGAGGCGTTATCGTTTTTACGGACCCTGACTATCCTGGACGACGCATTCGTGCCATTATAGAAGAAAATGTTCAAGGTGTTAAGCACGCATTTTTATCAAAAGAAAAAACTATTGCGAAAAATGGCAAAAGTCTCGGTATTGAGCACGCGGCTGATGAAGATATCCGATCGGCACTCCAAAATGTTTATACACCTCGAAATCCATTAAATCAAATTGAAGAAATTCCACTTCACATATTGATGAAAGAGAGATTAATTGGTCACCCTGACTCTAGAATGCGTCGTAATCGTCTCGGTGAATTATTACAAATTGGTTATACTAATGGAAAACAGCTTCAAAAAAGATTATCAATGTTTCAAATTGAAATCGGGCAACTTGAAAAAGCCTTAGCACAATTGGATCAGGAGGACTTACATGTATAA
- the rsmA gene encoding 16S rRNA (adenine(1518)-N(6)/adenine(1519)-N(6))-dimethyltransferase RsmA — MYKDIATPKRTQEILKKYGFSIKKSLGQNFLIDPNILQNIVSHANLTKESAVIEIGPGIGALTEHLARKAGQVVAVEIDQRLLPVLEDTLSPYDNIEIIHSDILKTNVEDVIQEKLAGYKDIMVVANLPYYVTTPILIKLLMEKLPIRGMVVMMQKEVADRITASPSTKAYGSLSIAIQYYMKAEIAMTVPRTVFIPQPNVDSAVIKLTRHETSPVDVLDEDFLFKVSRSSFAQRRKTILNNLQSQLPLGKEKKEVILAALAEANVDPTRRGETLSIQEFGNLANILLPNFKESSLL; from the coding sequence ATGTATAAAGATATTGCAACCCCAAAACGTACACAAGAAATATTAAAGAAATATGGTTTTTCAATTAAAAAAAGTCTTGGACAAAATTTTTTAATTGACCCTAATATTCTTCAGAACATCGTTAGTCATGCGAATTTAACGAAAGAGTCAGCAGTTATTGAAATTGGCCCTGGAATTGGTGCGTTGACTGAACATTTAGCTCGAAAAGCGGGTCAAGTTGTGGCTGTTGAAATTGATCAACGTCTTTTACCCGTTCTAGAGGATACACTTTCACCATACGATAACATAGAAATAATTCATTCAGATATATTAAAAACTAATGTTGAAGATGTGATACAGGAGAAATTAGCTGGGTATAAAGATATTATGGTTGTTGCAAACTTGCCTTATTATGTAACAACTCCTATTTTAATTAAATTATTAATGGAAAAACTTCCAATTCGAGGAATGGTTGTCATGATGCAAAAAGAAGTGGCAGATCGTATCACAGCCTCACCAAGCACAAAAGCATATGGTTCATTATCTATTGCCATTCAATATTATATGAAGGCTGAAATTGCCATGACAGTTCCTAGAACAGTGTTTATTCCACAACCTAATGTTGATTCGGCTGTAATTAAATTAACTCGTCATGAGACCTCACCAGTAGATGTTTTAGATGAGGATTTCTTGTTCAAGGTTTCTCGCTCTTCCTTTGCACAACGCAGAAAAACAATATTAAATAATTTACAATCACAACTGCCACTTGGTAAAGAAAAGAAAGAGGTAATTTTAGCTGCCCTTGCAGAAGCAAACGTAGACCCAACTCGTAGAGGTGAAACATTATCGATTCAAGAGTTTGGGAATTTAGCAAATATCCTTCTTCCGAATTTCAAAGAATCGTCACTTTTATAA
- the veg gene encoding biofilm formation stimulator Veg: MPKTLADIKKSLDCHLGKRLQLKANGGRKKTIERAGILRETYHAVFVVDLDQDENAFERVSYSYTDILTEAVEITIVDGMQELVVVK; encoded by the coding sequence ATGCCAAAAACTTTAGCAGATATTAAAAAGTCTTTAGATTGTCATTTAGGTAAACGTTTGCAATTGAAAGCAAACGGTGGTCGTAAGAAAACGATTGAACGAGCTGGGATTTTACGTGAAACGTATCATGCTGTGTTCGTAGTAGATCTTGATCAGGACGAGAACGCTTTTGAGCGTGTGTCTTACAGCTACACAGATATATTAACTGAAGCAGTAGAAATTACAATTGTTGACGGAATGCAAGAACTTGTAGTCGTCAAATAA
- a CDS encoding small, acid-soluble spore protein, alpha/beta type produces the protein MSRKRVMSDRLKEEIAKELGFYEVVERDGWGAIKSRDAGNMVKRAVEMAQTGLMNGQNHYKK, from the coding sequence ATGTCACGTAAACGTGTAATGTCAGATCGTCTAAAAGAGGAAATTGCGAAAGAACTTGGATTTTACGAAGTCGTTGAGCGTGACGGTTGGGGAGCCATTAAATCTCGTGATGCAGGTAATATGGTTAAGCGGGCAGTTGAGATGGCACAAACCGGATTAATGAATGGACAAAATCACTACAAGAAGTAG
- the ispE gene encoding 4-(cytidine 5'-diphospho)-2-C-methyl-D-erythritol kinase translates to MLYVKAPAKINLILDVLHKRPDGYHEVEMIMTTVDLADRIGLEPRTDGQIRIISADRYVPDDHRNLAYQAAKLLKDTYRIKQGVSITLEKKIPVAAGLAGGSSDAAATLRGLNDLWNLKLTSDQLAEHGAKIGSDVSFCVYGGTALATGRGEIIQELPAPPNCWIILAKPSIGVSTADVYGSLKINEVIHQNSKDMIRAIYEKDYELMCESIGNALEAVTLKLHPEVSMIKEQMMKFGADAVLMSGSGPTVFGLVQHESRVNRIYNGLRGFCDEVYAVRLLGDRDSLA, encoded by the coding sequence ATGCTTTATGTGAAGGCACCCGCAAAAATCAATCTGATATTGGATGTGTTACATAAACGTCCAGATGGTTACCATGAAGTGGAAATGATTATGACGACGGTTGATTTAGCAGATCGTATTGGATTAGAACCACGCACTGATGGTCAAATTCGCATTATTTCAGCAGATCGCTATGTGCCAGACGACCACAGAAACCTAGCCTATCAAGCAGCCAAGTTATTAAAAGATACATATAGAATTAAACAAGGCGTGTCCATTACATTAGAGAAAAAGATTCCTGTTGCCGCTGGACTTGCTGGTGGAAGTAGTGATGCAGCCGCCACTTTGCGGGGGTTAAATGATTTGTGGAATTTAAAGTTAACGTCGGATCAATTAGCAGAGCATGGTGCTAAGATCGGCTCAGATGTGTCATTTTGTGTCTATGGAGGAACTGCTCTTGCCACTGGTAGAGGAGAAATAATTCAAGAATTACCTGCCCCACCAAACTGTTGGATTATTTTAGCGAAACCTTCGATTGGAGTTTCGACGGCTGATGTATATGGTAGCTTAAAGATAAATGAAGTCATTCATCAGAATTCTAAAGATATGATTCGGGCCATTTACGAGAAAGATTATGAATTAATGTGTGAGTCTATTGGGAATGCTTTAGAGGCTGTGACATTGAAGTTGCATCCGGAAGTATCGATGATTAAAGAGCAAATGATGAAATTTGGAGCGGATGCGGTATTAATGAGTGGAAGTGGTCCAACCGTATTTGGACTAGTCCAACACGAGTCTAGAGTGAACCGAATCTATAATGGCTTACGCGGATTTTGTGACGAGGTGTATGCAGTAAGATTGTTGGGAGATCGGGATTCACTTGCCTAA
- the purR gene encoding pur operon repressor, translated as MKWKRSERLVDMTHYLLNHPQKLISLTLFADMYQSAKSSISEDLTIVKETFEEKGIGLLVTVPGAAGGVKYMPRMNDEAVREVIQDFIEELSHSDRLLPGGYLYMTDLLGNPEMMNRVGKVFASAFAKQPIDVIMTVATKGIPIAHAIARHLNVPVVVVRRDSKVTEGSTVSINYVSGSSRRIQTMVLSKRSMKSGQRVLITDDFMKVGGTMNGMKNLLEEFNCQLAGVAVLVETEHPGEQLIENYLSLVKLKEVNEKNRTIALTEGNYFSKGGKE; from the coding sequence ATGAAATGGAAACGCAGTGAGCGTCTTGTTGATATGACGCATTATTTGTTAAACCATCCACAAAAGTTAATTTCATTAACGTTGTTTGCAGATATGTACCAATCTGCAAAATCCTCAATAAGTGAAGATTTAACCATTGTAAAAGAAACGTTTGAAGAAAAAGGAATCGGTTTATTAGTAACTGTTCCTGGTGCAGCGGGCGGGGTTAAATATATGCCAAGAATGAATGATGAAGCCGTTCGTGAAGTGATTCAAGACTTTATTGAAGAGCTCTCTCACTCAGACCGTTTGCTACCGGGTGGTTATTTATATATGACAGATCTACTTGGCAACCCTGAAATGATGAACCGTGTAGGGAAAGTTTTTGCATCAGCGTTTGCGAAACAACCGATTGATGTCATCATGACGGTGGCGACAAAAGGTATTCCGATTGCGCATGCAATTGCACGTCACTTAAATGTGCCAGTCGTAGTCGTTAGACGCGATAGCAAAGTTACAGAAGGATCTACTGTTAGCATTAATTATGTGTCCGGATCATCACGTCGTATTCAAACGATGGTATTGTCTAAACGCAGTATGAAGAGTGGTCAACGAGTACTTATTACAGATGACTTTATGAAAGTCGGAGGCACGATGAATGGCATGAAAAATTTACTTGAAGAATTTAATTGTCAATTAGCGGGTGTAGCTGTGTTAGTTGAAACTGAACATCCTGGTGAACAATTAATTGAAAATTATTTGTCCCTTGTTAAGTTGAAGGAAGTAAATGAAAAAAATCGCACGATTGCATTAACTGAAGGTAATTATTTTTCGAAAGGTGGAAAAGAGTAA
- a CDS encoding RidA family protein translates to MKAVSTTKAAAAIGPYVQGMIVNGMFYSSGQIPLTAEGNMVEGSITEQTHQVFANLKAVLEEAGSSLQQVVKTTVFIKNMNDFAVFNEIYGQHFGEHKPARSTVEVARLPKDAQVEIEVIAIVG, encoded by the coding sequence ATGAAAGCAGTATCAACAACGAAAGCCGCAGCGGCAATTGGTCCATATGTTCAAGGTATGATTGTAAACGGCATGTTTTATAGTTCAGGTCAAATTCCGTTAACAGCTGAAGGAAACATGGTGGAAGGTTCAATTACAGAACAAACACACCAAGTATTTGCGAACTTAAAAGCTGTATTAGAAGAGGCGGGATCTTCACTTCAACAAGTTGTGAAGACAACAGTATTTATTAAAAATATGAATGACTTTGCTGTATTCAATGAAATTTATGGTCAACATTTTGGTGAACATAAACCAGCACGATCGACGGTAGAAGTCGCGCGATTACCTAAAGATGCGCAAGTTGAAATAGAAGTCATAGCGATTGTAGGATAA
- the spoVG gene encoding septation regulator SpoVG: MEVTDVRLRRVQTDGRMRAIASITLDSEFVVHDIRVIDGNAGLFVAMPSKRTPDGEFRDIAHPINSGTRTKLQEAVLLAYHESSEEDMITYEEASV; this comes from the coding sequence ATGGAAGTAACTGATGTTAGATTACGTCGAGTACAAACCGATGGACGTATGCGTGCTATAGCTTCCATTACACTAGACAGCGAGTTTGTCGTGCATGACATTCGTGTTATTGATGGAAATGCAGGACTATTTGTGGCCATGCCTAGTAAGCGAACACCTGATGGAGAATTTCGTGATATAGCCCATCCGATTAATTCGGGAACACGCACGAAGCTCCAAGAAGCTGTATTACTCGCCTATCATGAGTCGAGTGAAGAAGATATGATTACTTATGAAGAAGCGAGTGTTTAA
- a CDS encoding efflux RND transporter permease subunit, translating into MNFLTKFSLKNATAVFIISFLLIVLGLYSFSRLKIDLLPNIEFPQLSVQVVYPGASPEDVDDLVITPIEGQLKGIEGATEIQSVSYETIGIINLQFPFDTDLDRAEQQTETAIRGLELPEGAETEISRLSFGSFPIFNISLFAKGQDNIEELLNKEVIPELNKIPGINSVSVGGLKEENLQITVNNEKATAAGLSLSQIKQQIDQKILSFPAGTVNDNDINIPVRVEEKLESIEKLKSLKLTSSFNSQAPPVELKDIATIEEVSKQSEITRYNQENALSMAVTKKQDANTVEVANRVINVLKSYDDRLDYAVGFDSAAGIEKSVETLVKEGLLGALFASIAVLIFLRNFRATIIAIISIPLSLLIAAIFLAQLDISLNIMTLGGMAVAVGRVVDDSIVVIENIFRRLRKTNDPMSNELVISSTKEILRAITASTLTTIVVFLPIGFVSGITGEFFLPFALTVIFSLAASLVVAVTIVPILARFAFKKVKQEEKEGAMQRFYERVILWSLNRKVVILVLSVILLGGSFALVPGLGFTFIPDEETKLVQASVELPSSTSLERTNEVSLEVEKLFADIEDIKDVTTAVGSRDFATGIKLENRAGYILTLNENVDVSNFVKSLLQDMDNIVADVSPDATISVSELSTGGPPSNNNVSVDLFASDLEALSKAASDVEAYMNTVDSLKYVSNNFTEKQKQVVVQIDSDKADDFGVSGFQLLATISDQTKPVSVGKLTLDDINRSVQLSYDEALTSIDEIRTLTIFTANGPVEVQDIATIEEIDSVTTIQKLDGKVFARIQAQIDADNIQKVSAEVKEGVIANVDLPDGVSLESGGGSDDTVEIFQQLGLAIASAIGLVYLTMLITFGQARIPFIILSSLIFVPIGALIGLVIAREPLSVSVMIGFLMLIGIVTTNAIVLVDRINQNRNDKGMLIRESLVEAGKTRLRPILMTAFATIAALIPLALTTSSGTLISKGLAVTVIGGLTSSTLLTLVIIPVMYEIFYSRQVKREKQAN; encoded by the coding sequence GTGAATTTTTTAACGAAATTTAGTTTGAAGAATGCAACAGCAGTATTCATTATTTCATTCTTACTCATTGTGCTTGGACTTTATTCCTTTAGTCGATTAAAAATTGATTTGTTACCAAACATTGAGTTTCCGCAATTATCGGTGCAAGTAGTATATCCAGGAGCGTCACCTGAAGATGTAGACGATCTCGTCATTACTCCGATTGAAGGACAGTTAAAAGGAATCGAAGGGGCCACTGAAATTCAGAGCGTATCCTATGAAACAATAGGAATCATTAATTTGCAGTTTCCTTTTGATACAGATTTAGATCGTGCAGAACAACAGACTGAAACGGCCATTCGTGGACTTGAATTACCAGAAGGCGCGGAAACGGAAATTAGCCGTTTATCATTTGGGTCGTTTCCCATCTTCAATATTTCTCTTTTTGCCAAAGGCCAAGATAATATAGAAGAACTGTTGAATAAAGAAGTCATCCCTGAGTTAAATAAAATTCCTGGCATTAATTCTGTATCGGTGGGTGGTTTAAAAGAAGAGAATTTACAAATTACTGTAAATAATGAAAAAGCAACCGCAGCTGGACTATCTCTAAGCCAAATAAAACAACAAATTGATCAAAAAATCTTATCATTCCCTGCTGGAACTGTGAATGATAATGATATTAATATACCGGTACGCGTGGAAGAAAAGCTCGAGTCGATTGAAAAATTAAAATCACTTAAACTTACATCTTCATTTAATTCACAAGCACCACCGGTTGAACTAAAAGATATTGCAACAATTGAAGAAGTATCTAAACAAAGTGAAATTACTCGTTATAACCAAGAAAACGCATTGTCGATGGCGGTCACGAAAAAGCAAGATGCCAATACCGTAGAAGTTGCAAACCGCGTAATCAATGTTTTAAAGAGTTATGATGACCGCTTAGATTACGCAGTTGGTTTCGATTCTGCCGCAGGAATAGAAAAATCAGTGGAAACATTAGTGAAGGAAGGTTTGCTTGGTGCTCTGTTTGCGTCAATTGCAGTATTAATCTTTTTGCGAAATTTCCGTGCAACGATTATCGCGATTATTTCTATTCCTTTATCATTGTTGATTGCAGCTATTTTCTTAGCTCAACTCGATATTAGCTTGAACATTATGACGCTCGGTGGGATGGCCGTTGCTGTTGGGCGAGTTGTTGATGATAGTATTGTGGTGATTGAAAATATATTCCGACGTTTACGAAAAACAAATGATCCAATGTCAAATGAATTAGTCATATCATCTACAAAAGAAATATTACGTGCAATTACAGCATCGACCTTAACAACAATTGTGGTATTTTTACCAATTGGTTTTGTAAGTGGGATTACAGGTGAATTCTTCTTGCCGTTTGCATTAACTGTCATTTTCTCGCTAGCTGCTTCACTAGTGGTTGCGGTAACAATTGTACCGATATTAGCGAGGTTTGCTTTTAAGAAAGTGAAACAAGAAGAAAAAGAAGGTGCGATGCAACGTTTTTATGAACGTGTCATTTTATGGTCTTTAAATCGCAAAGTAGTCATCTTGGTATTGTCTGTAATTCTTCTTGGGGGCTCGTTTGCGCTTGTTCCTGGGTTAGGGTTTACCTTTATTCCAGATGAGGAAACAAAACTCGTTCAAGCAAGTGTAGAGCTACCCTCATCTACATCACTAGAACGTACGAACGAAGTATCACTTGAAGTAGAAAAATTATTTGCTGATATAGAAGATATTAAAGATGTAACAACTGCAGTGGGTTCTCGTGACTTTGCAACAGGAATAAAACTTGAAAATAGAGCTGGATATATTTTGACATTGAATGAAAATGTAGATGTATCTAATTTTGTGAAGTCGTTATTACAAGATATGGACAATATTGTAGCTGATGTTTCTCCTGATGCAACGATTTCGGTATCTGAGCTTTCTACTGGTGGTCCTCCATCAAATAACAATGTTTCCGTCGATTTATTTGCAAGTGACTTAGAAGCATTGTCAAAAGCCGCTTCGGATGTAGAAGCATATATGAATACTGTTGATTCACTAAAATATGTGTCTAATAATTTTACTGAAAAACAGAAACAAGTGGTTGTGCAAATTGATTCAGATAAAGCAGATGACTTTGGCGTGTCTGGTTTTCAGCTACTTGCTACCATTTCTGACCAAACAAAACCTGTTTCTGTTGGCAAGTTAACGCTTGATGACATTAATCGTTCCGTTCAATTGTCTTATGACGAAGCGTTAACTAGTATTGATGAAATACGAACACTGACAATTTTTACTGCTAACGGACCTGTTGAAGTACAAGATATTGCGACAATTGAAGAAATTGATTCCGTTACAACGATTCAAAAACTAGATGGGAAAGTTTTTGCACGTATCCAAGCACAAATTGATGCGGACAATATACAAAAAGTATCAGCTGAAGTAAAGGAGGGTGTTATAGCGAACGTAGACTTACCGGATGGGGTAAGTTTAGAAAGTGGTGGGGGTAGTGATGATACGGTCGAGATTTTCCAACAACTCGGACTCGCCATTGCTAGTGCAATTGGACTCGTGTACTTAACTATGCTCATTACATTCGGGCAAGCACGTATTCCGTTCATAATATTGTCATCTCTTATTTTCGTACCGATTGGAGCATTAATCGGTTTAGTAATTGCGCGCGAACCATTATCTGTTAGTGTAATGATTGGATTCTTAATGTTAATTGGAATTGTAACGACAAATGCCATTGTTTTGGTGGACCGCATTAACCAAAATAGAAATGACAAAGGAATGCTCATTCGAGAATCACTTGTCGAAGCGGGCAAAACACGATTACGTCCAATCTTAATGACGGCGTTTGCAACGATTGCTGCGCTTATTCCATTGGCCCTAACGACTTCATCAGGAACGTTGATTTCAAAAGGATTAGCGGTAACTGTAATTGGTGGTTTAACGTCTTCTACTTTACTAACATTGGTTATCATTCCAGTCATGTACGAAATCTTTTATTCACGTCAAGTAAAACGAGAAAAACAAGCAAATTAA
- the glmU gene encoding bifunctional UDP-N-acetylglucosamine diphosphorylase/glucosamine-1-phosphate N-acetyltransferase GlmU, which translates to MTHTYAVVLAAGQGTRMKSKLYKVLHPVCGKPMVEHVVDHIEEIGAERIVTIVGHGAEKVQDQLGSRSEYALQAQQLGTAHAVLQADEALGKLTGTTLVICGDTPLIRPETMKALLAHHQETSAKATILTGIPEDPTGYGRILRDSKGYVERIVEQKDASTDELQVREINSGTYCFDNKALFAALKLVKNDNSQGEYYLPDVIEILKNQGNIVSAYATDDFEETLGVNDRIALSQAETLMRKLIAKKHMKNGVTIINPTNTYISADAVIGSDTVLQPGVIIEGTCEIGEDCLIGPNSHIKDSKIGHRTTVHSSVVTQSVIGEDTAVGPFAHIRPHSEIGNEAKIGNFVEIKKTKLGHHSKVSHLSYIGDAEVGERVNIGCGVITVNYDGKNKFITTIEDDSFVGCNSNLMAPVTIGQGAYVAAGSTITKNVPAQALSIGRVRQENKEGYVKKLNLK; encoded by the coding sequence ATGACACATACATACGCAGTGGTTTTAGCTGCAGGTCAAGGTACACGCATGAAGTCCAAATTGTATAAAGTATTGCACCCCGTTTGTGGCAAACCAATGGTTGAACATGTTGTAGATCATATTGAAGAAATTGGAGCCGAACGGATTGTGACAATCGTTGGACACGGTGCTGAAAAAGTACAAGATCAACTCGGGAGTCGCAGTGAATATGCACTTCAAGCACAACAACTCGGAACGGCACACGCTGTATTACAAGCAGATGAAGCGCTAGGGAAGTTAACAGGGACAACCCTTGTTATTTGTGGTGACACGCCACTAATTCGCCCGGAAACGATGAAAGCATTACTTGCACATCATCAAGAAACTTCGGCTAAGGCGACGATTCTTACTGGAATTCCTGAAGACCCTACAGGATACGGTCGCATTCTTCGTGATTCTAAAGGGTATGTTGAACGCATTGTGGAGCAAAAAGATGCATCGACCGATGAACTACAAGTAAGAGAAATAAACTCTGGCACATACTGCTTTGATAATAAAGCTTTGTTTGCGGCATTAAAGCTTGTCAAAAATGATAACTCACAAGGTGAGTACTATTTGCCAGATGTAATTGAAATTTTAAAAAATCAAGGAAACATCGTTTCTGCTTATGCAACAGATGATTTTGAGGAGACGCTTGGTGTTAACGATCGTATAGCACTTTCGCAAGCTGAAACACTAATGCGCAAGTTAATCGCCAAAAAACATATGAAAAACGGTGTAACAATTATCAATCCAACAAATACTTATATTAGTGCTGACGCTGTTATCGGTTCTGATACAGTGTTGCAGCCAGGTGTTATTATTGAAGGCACTTGTGAAATTGGCGAAGATTGTTTGATTGGTCCAAATAGTCATATTAAAGACAGCAAAATTGGGCATCGTACAACCGTCCATTCTTCAGTTGTTACTCAAAGTGTTATTGGAGAAGATACAGCAGTTGGTCCGTTCGCTCACATTCGCCCACATTCTGAAATTGGCAATGAAGCGAAAATAGGGAATTTTGTTGAAATTAAGAAAACGAAATTAGGTCATCATTCGAAAGTATCGCATTTAAGTTACATTGGCGACGCTGAAGTTGGAGAACGTGTAAATATTGGTTGTGGCGTGATTACCGTAAATTACGATGGCAAGAATAAATTCATCACAACGATTGAGGACGATTCCTTTGTAGGGTGTAATTCAAACTTAATGGCTCCTGTTACAATTGGCCAAGGTGCATATGTAGCAGCTGGATCAACTATAACAAAAAATGTACCAGCACAAGCCTTGTCAATTGGTCGTGTGCGTCAAGAGAACAAAGAAGGATACGTTAAAAAACTAAACTTAAAATAA